One genomic window of Oncorhynchus clarkii lewisi isolate Uvic-CL-2024 chromosome 5, UVic_Ocla_1.0, whole genome shotgun sequence includes the following:
- the LOC139409005 gene encoding choline transporter-like protein 5-B isoform X3: MARKTDIPPSYYGEPRKFDPGFRGPIHNRGCTDVVCCVVFVIFILGYIALGTVAWIHGDPRKVVYPTDSHGQFCGQQGTPNANKAILFYFNILQCANPAVLINLQCPTTQLCVSKCPDRFATYLDMQYNYRYNKSYWEYYRQFCKPGFDNPRKSVAQVLRDEDCPSMIVPSRPFLQRCFPDFITRNGTLTVANKTVFKDGLGKTRSVIDLRDAANGITSLLDAKEVGMKIFEDYANSWYWILIGLVITMVVSLAFILLLRFTAGVLLWLIIFGVIAVVGYGIWHCYWEFSTLRGKPHGDGDVTISDIGFQTDFRVYLQLSQTWLIFMISLSVIEAVIIIILIFLRRRVRIAIALLKEGSRAIGYIMSTLFYPIITFVLLAICIAYWAVTAVFLASSGDAVYKVMSTPDKCVYANLTCDPETFSQTNVTKVCPGSQCTFAFYGGETLYHRYIFVLQLCNLLVFLWLVNFTIALGQCTLAGAFASYYWALRKPQDIPSCPLFSSFSRAVRYHTGSLAFGSLILAVVQMFRIVLEYLDHKLKGAHNAFARFLICCLKCCFWCLEHFIKFMNRNAYIMIAIYGKNFCTSAKDAFFLLMRNVVRVAVLDKVTDFLLFLGKVLISGSVGVLAFFFFTRKIPVIQEEVPSLNYYWVPLLTVIFGSYLIAHGFFNVYAMCVDTLFLCFLVDLEVNSGSAARPFYMSSTLRQILDKKNSKRRKDKRERGR; this comes from the exons GTGAGCCACGCAAGTTTGACCCGGGCTTCAGAGGACCTATCCATAACAG GGGCTGCACGGATGTGGTGTGCTGTGTCGTATTCGTCATCTTCATCCTCGGCTACATCGCTCTGGGCACCGTGG CCTGGATCCATGGCGACCCCAGGAAGGTGGTCTACCCCACCGACAGCCACGGACAGTTCTGTGGACAGCAGGGGACCCCCAACGC CAACAAAGCCATATTATTCTACTTCAACATATTGCAATGTGCCAATCCTGCCGTTCTCATTAACCTCCAGTGCCCTACAACCCAG CTCTGCGTCTCCAAGTGCCCAGACAGATTTGCCACATACCTCGACATGCAATACAACTACAGGTACAACAAGAGCTACTGGGAGTATTACAGGCAGTTCTGCAAGCCGGGCTTCGACAATCCAAGAAAG TCCGTTGCACAAGTCTTGAGAGATGAGGACTGCCCTTCCATGATAGTGCCAAGCAGACCTT tCCTCCAGCGATGCTTCCCAGACTTCATCACCAGGAACGGGACGCTAACTGTCGCCAACAAGACAGTCTTCAAAGACGGCTTAGGTAAAACAAGGAGCGTGATCGATCTCCGAGACGCTGCCAA TGGCATTACCAGTCTGCTAGACGCCAAGGAGGTTGGCATGAAGATCTTTGAGGACTATGCCAACTCCTGGTACTGGATCTTAAT agGTCTGGTGATAACCATGGTGGTCAGTCTGGCCTTTATCCTGCTGCTGCGGTTCACAGCCGGAGTGCTCCTGTGGCTCATCATCTTCGGAGTCATCGCTGTGGTGGGCTACG gGATCTGGCACTGCTACTGGGAGTTCAGTACACTGAGAGGGAAGCCACACGGGGATGGTGACGTCACCATCTCTGACATCGGCTTTCAGACGGACTTCCGAGTTTATCTGCAGCTCAGTCAGACCTGGCTCATCTTCA TGATCTCCCTGTCGGTCATTGAGGCGGTCATCATAATAATCCTGATATTCCTGAGGAGGAGAGTACGCATCGCCATCGCTCTGCTGAAGGAGGGGAGCAG ggCCATTGGCTACATCATGTCCACTCTCTTCTACCCGATCATCACTTTTGTGCTGCTGGCCATCTGCATAGCGTACTGGGCGGTCACTGCTGT CTTCTTGGCGTCTTCCGGCGATGCTGTCTACAAGGTCATGTCGACGCCGGACAAATGCGTGTATGCCAACCTCACCTGTGATCCAGAG ACCTTCAGTCAGACCAACGTGACCAAGGTGTGCCCTGGCTCCCAGTGCACCTTTGCCTTCTACGGCGGCGAGACCCTCTACCACCGCTACATATTTGTGCTGCAGCTGTGTAACCTTCTGGTGTTCCTGTGGCTGGTCAACTTCACCATCGCCCTGGGACAGTGCACCCTGGCCGGGGCCTTCGCCTCCTACTACTGGGCCCTGAGGAAGCCCCAGGATATACCGTCCTGTCCACTGTTCTCCTCCTTCAGTAGGGCTGTAAG GTACCACACAGGCTCTCTGGCGTTTGGCTCTCTGATTCTGGCTGTAGTGCAGATGTTCCGCATTGTTCTGGAGTATCTGGATCACAAACTCAAAG GTGCGCACAATGCTTTTGCCCGCTTCCTGATTTGCTGTCTCAAATGCTGCTTCTGGTGCCTGGAGCATTTCATCAAGTTCATGAACAGGAACGCCTACATCATG ATCGCGATATATGGGAAGAACTTCTGCACCTCGGCTAAGGATGCTTTCTTCCTCCTGATGAGGAACGTAGTGAG ggTGGCAGTGCTGGACAAGGTGACAGACTTTCTGCTCTTTTTGGGAAAAGTGCTTATTTCAGGGAGTGTTG gtgttcTAGCGTTCTTCTTCTTCACTCGTAAGATACCAGTTATTCAAGAAGAAGTGCCATCACTAAATTACTACTGGGTCCCCCTGCTG ACGGTGATATTTGGATCCTACCTGATTGCCCATGGCTTCTTCAATGTCTATGCTATGTGTGTGGACACCTTATTCCTTTGTTTCT TGGTGGATCTGGAGGTGAACAGCGGCTCTGCTGCCAGACCTTTCTACATGAGCAGCACCCTGAGACAAATTCTCGACAAGAAGAATAGCAAGAGGAGGAAAGACAAGCGAGAGCGGggaagatga
- the LOC139409005 gene encoding choline transporter-like protein 5-B isoform X1 — protein sequence MARKTDIPPSYYGEPRKFDPGFRGPIHNRGCTDVVCCVVFVIFILGYIALGTVAWIHGDPRKVVYPTDSHGQFCGQQGTPNANKAILFYFNILQCANPAVLINLQCPTTQLCVSKCPDRFATYLDMQYNYRYNKSYWEYYRQFCKPGFDNPRKSVAQVLRDEDCPSMIVPSRPFLQRCFPDFITRNGTLTVANKTVFKDGLGKTRSVIDLRDAAKDSNLEPRVNWTAIAGRVTAMQQGVESGITSLLDAKEVGMKIFEDYANSWYWILIGLVITMVVSLAFILLLRFTAGVLLWLIIFGVIAVVGYGIWHCYWEFSTLRGKPHGDGDVTISDIGFQTDFRVYLQLSQTWLIFMISLSVIEAVIIIILIFLRRRVRIAIALLKEGSRAIGYIMSTLFYPIITFVLLAICIAYWAVTAVFLASSGDAVYKVMSTPDKCVYANLTCDPETFSQTNVTKVCPGSQCTFAFYGGETLYHRYIFVLQLCNLLVFLWLVNFTIALGQCTLAGAFASYYWALRKPQDIPSCPLFSSFSRAVRYHTGSLAFGSLILAVVQMFRIVLEYLDHKLKGAHNAFARFLICCLKCCFWCLEHFIKFMNRNAYIMIAIYGKNFCTSAKDAFFLLMRNVVRVAVLDKVTDFLLFLGKVLISGSVGVLAFFFFTRKIPVIQEEVPSLNYYWVPLLTVIFGSYLIAHGFFNVYAMCVDTLFLCFLVDLEVNSGSAARPFYMSSTLRQILDKKNSKRRKDKRERGR from the exons GTGAGCCACGCAAGTTTGACCCGGGCTTCAGAGGACCTATCCATAACAG GGGCTGCACGGATGTGGTGTGCTGTGTCGTATTCGTCATCTTCATCCTCGGCTACATCGCTCTGGGCACCGTGG CCTGGATCCATGGCGACCCCAGGAAGGTGGTCTACCCCACCGACAGCCACGGACAGTTCTGTGGACAGCAGGGGACCCCCAACGC CAACAAAGCCATATTATTCTACTTCAACATATTGCAATGTGCCAATCCTGCCGTTCTCATTAACCTCCAGTGCCCTACAACCCAG CTCTGCGTCTCCAAGTGCCCAGACAGATTTGCCACATACCTCGACATGCAATACAACTACAGGTACAACAAGAGCTACTGGGAGTATTACAGGCAGTTCTGCAAGCCGGGCTTCGACAATCCAAGAAAG TCCGTTGCACAAGTCTTGAGAGATGAGGACTGCCCTTCCATGATAGTGCCAAGCAGACCTT tCCTCCAGCGATGCTTCCCAGACTTCATCACCAGGAACGGGACGCTAACTGTCGCCAACAAGACAGTCTTCAAAGACGGCTTAGGTAAAACAAGGAGCGTGATCGATCTCCGAGACGCTGCCAA GGATTCTAACTTGGAACCCAGAGTCAACTGGACAGCTATTGCAGG CCGAGTTACCGCCATGCAGCAAGGAGTGGAAAG TGGCATTACCAGTCTGCTAGACGCCAAGGAGGTTGGCATGAAGATCTTTGAGGACTATGCCAACTCCTGGTACTGGATCTTAAT agGTCTGGTGATAACCATGGTGGTCAGTCTGGCCTTTATCCTGCTGCTGCGGTTCACAGCCGGAGTGCTCCTGTGGCTCATCATCTTCGGAGTCATCGCTGTGGTGGGCTACG gGATCTGGCACTGCTACTGGGAGTTCAGTACACTGAGAGGGAAGCCACACGGGGATGGTGACGTCACCATCTCTGACATCGGCTTTCAGACGGACTTCCGAGTTTATCTGCAGCTCAGTCAGACCTGGCTCATCTTCA TGATCTCCCTGTCGGTCATTGAGGCGGTCATCATAATAATCCTGATATTCCTGAGGAGGAGAGTACGCATCGCCATCGCTCTGCTGAAGGAGGGGAGCAG ggCCATTGGCTACATCATGTCCACTCTCTTCTACCCGATCATCACTTTTGTGCTGCTGGCCATCTGCATAGCGTACTGGGCGGTCACTGCTGT CTTCTTGGCGTCTTCCGGCGATGCTGTCTACAAGGTCATGTCGACGCCGGACAAATGCGTGTATGCCAACCTCACCTGTGATCCAGAG ACCTTCAGTCAGACCAACGTGACCAAGGTGTGCCCTGGCTCCCAGTGCACCTTTGCCTTCTACGGCGGCGAGACCCTCTACCACCGCTACATATTTGTGCTGCAGCTGTGTAACCTTCTGGTGTTCCTGTGGCTGGTCAACTTCACCATCGCCCTGGGACAGTGCACCCTGGCCGGGGCCTTCGCCTCCTACTACTGGGCCCTGAGGAAGCCCCAGGATATACCGTCCTGTCCACTGTTCTCCTCCTTCAGTAGGGCTGTAAG GTACCACACAGGCTCTCTGGCGTTTGGCTCTCTGATTCTGGCTGTAGTGCAGATGTTCCGCATTGTTCTGGAGTATCTGGATCACAAACTCAAAG GTGCGCACAATGCTTTTGCCCGCTTCCTGATTTGCTGTCTCAAATGCTGCTTCTGGTGCCTGGAGCATTTCATCAAGTTCATGAACAGGAACGCCTACATCATG ATCGCGATATATGGGAAGAACTTCTGCACCTCGGCTAAGGATGCTTTCTTCCTCCTGATGAGGAACGTAGTGAG ggTGGCAGTGCTGGACAAGGTGACAGACTTTCTGCTCTTTTTGGGAAAAGTGCTTATTTCAGGGAGTGTTG gtgttcTAGCGTTCTTCTTCTTCACTCGTAAGATACCAGTTATTCAAGAAGAAGTGCCATCACTAAATTACTACTGGGTCCCCCTGCTG ACGGTGATATTTGGATCCTACCTGATTGCCCATGGCTTCTTCAATGTCTATGCTATGTGTGTGGACACCTTATTCCTTTGTTTCT TGGTGGATCTGGAGGTGAACAGCGGCTCTGCTGCCAGACCTTTCTACATGAGCAGCACCCTGAGACAAATTCTCGACAAGAAGAATAGCAAGAGGAGGAAAGACAAGCGAGAGCGGggaagatga
- the LOC139409005 gene encoding choline transporter-like protein 5-B isoform X2: MARKTDIPPSYYGEPRKFDPGFRGPIHNRGCTDVVCCVVFVIFILGYIALGTVAWIHGDPRKVVYPTDSHGQFCGQQGTPNANKAILFYFNILQCANPAVLINLQCPTTQLCVSKCPDRFATYLDMQYNYRYNKSYWEYYRQFCKPGFDNPRKSVAQVLRDEDCPSMIVPSRPFLQRCFPDFITRNGTLTVANKTVFKDGLGKTRSVIDLRDAAKDSNLEPRVNWTAIAGRVTAMQQGVESGITSLLDAKEVGMKIFEDYANSWYWILIGLVITMVVSLAFILLLRFTAGVLLWLIIFGVIAVVGYGIWHCYWEFSTLRGKPHGDGDVTISDIGFQTDFRVYLQLSQTWLIFMISLSVIEAVIIIILIFLRRRVRIAIALLKEGSRAIGYIMSTLFYPIITFVLLAICIAYWAVTAVFLASSGDAVYKVMSTPDKCVYANLTCDPETFSQTNVTKVCPGSQCTFAFYGGETLYHRYIFVLQLCNLLVFLWLVNFTIALGQCTLAGAFASYYWALRKPQDIPSCPLFSSFSRAVRYHTGSLAFGSLILAVVQMFRIVLEYLDHKLKGAHNAFARFLICCLKCCFWCLEHFIKFMNRNAYIMIAIYGKNFCTSAKDAFFLLMRNVVRVAVLDKVTDFLLFLGKVLISGSVGVLAFFFFTRKIPVIQEEVPSLNYYWVPLLTVIFGSYLIAHGFFNVYAMCVDTLFLCFCEDLERNDGSPLKPFYMSPQLHRILRREQGSKLYATS, from the exons GTGAGCCACGCAAGTTTGACCCGGGCTTCAGAGGACCTATCCATAACAG GGGCTGCACGGATGTGGTGTGCTGTGTCGTATTCGTCATCTTCATCCTCGGCTACATCGCTCTGGGCACCGTGG CCTGGATCCATGGCGACCCCAGGAAGGTGGTCTACCCCACCGACAGCCACGGACAGTTCTGTGGACAGCAGGGGACCCCCAACGC CAACAAAGCCATATTATTCTACTTCAACATATTGCAATGTGCCAATCCTGCCGTTCTCATTAACCTCCAGTGCCCTACAACCCAG CTCTGCGTCTCCAAGTGCCCAGACAGATTTGCCACATACCTCGACATGCAATACAACTACAGGTACAACAAGAGCTACTGGGAGTATTACAGGCAGTTCTGCAAGCCGGGCTTCGACAATCCAAGAAAG TCCGTTGCACAAGTCTTGAGAGATGAGGACTGCCCTTCCATGATAGTGCCAAGCAGACCTT tCCTCCAGCGATGCTTCCCAGACTTCATCACCAGGAACGGGACGCTAACTGTCGCCAACAAGACAGTCTTCAAAGACGGCTTAGGTAAAACAAGGAGCGTGATCGATCTCCGAGACGCTGCCAA GGATTCTAACTTGGAACCCAGAGTCAACTGGACAGCTATTGCAGG CCGAGTTACCGCCATGCAGCAAGGAGTGGAAAG TGGCATTACCAGTCTGCTAGACGCCAAGGAGGTTGGCATGAAGATCTTTGAGGACTATGCCAACTCCTGGTACTGGATCTTAAT agGTCTGGTGATAACCATGGTGGTCAGTCTGGCCTTTATCCTGCTGCTGCGGTTCACAGCCGGAGTGCTCCTGTGGCTCATCATCTTCGGAGTCATCGCTGTGGTGGGCTACG gGATCTGGCACTGCTACTGGGAGTTCAGTACACTGAGAGGGAAGCCACACGGGGATGGTGACGTCACCATCTCTGACATCGGCTTTCAGACGGACTTCCGAGTTTATCTGCAGCTCAGTCAGACCTGGCTCATCTTCA TGATCTCCCTGTCGGTCATTGAGGCGGTCATCATAATAATCCTGATATTCCTGAGGAGGAGAGTACGCATCGCCATCGCTCTGCTGAAGGAGGGGAGCAG ggCCATTGGCTACATCATGTCCACTCTCTTCTACCCGATCATCACTTTTGTGCTGCTGGCCATCTGCATAGCGTACTGGGCGGTCACTGCTGT CTTCTTGGCGTCTTCCGGCGATGCTGTCTACAAGGTCATGTCGACGCCGGACAAATGCGTGTATGCCAACCTCACCTGTGATCCAGAG ACCTTCAGTCAGACCAACGTGACCAAGGTGTGCCCTGGCTCCCAGTGCACCTTTGCCTTCTACGGCGGCGAGACCCTCTACCACCGCTACATATTTGTGCTGCAGCTGTGTAACCTTCTGGTGTTCCTGTGGCTGGTCAACTTCACCATCGCCCTGGGACAGTGCACCCTGGCCGGGGCCTTCGCCTCCTACTACTGGGCCCTGAGGAAGCCCCAGGATATACCGTCCTGTCCACTGTTCTCCTCCTTCAGTAGGGCTGTAAG GTACCACACAGGCTCTCTGGCGTTTGGCTCTCTGATTCTGGCTGTAGTGCAGATGTTCCGCATTGTTCTGGAGTATCTGGATCACAAACTCAAAG GTGCGCACAATGCTTTTGCCCGCTTCCTGATTTGCTGTCTCAAATGCTGCTTCTGGTGCCTGGAGCATTTCATCAAGTTCATGAACAGGAACGCCTACATCATG ATCGCGATATATGGGAAGAACTTCTGCACCTCGGCTAAGGATGCTTTCTTCCTCCTGATGAGGAACGTAGTGAG ggTGGCAGTGCTGGACAAGGTGACAGACTTTCTGCTCTTTTTGGGAAAAGTGCTTATTTCAGGGAGTGTTG gtgttcTAGCGTTCTTCTTCTTCACTCGTAAGATACCAGTTATTCAAGAAGAAGTGCCATCACTAAATTACTACTGGGTCCCCCTGCTG ACGGTGATATTTGGATCCTACCTGATTGCCCATGGCTTCTTCAATGTCTATGCTATGTGTGTGGACACCTTATTCCTTTGTTTCT GTGAAGACCTGGAGAGGAACGACGGCTCGCCCCTCAAGCCCTTTTACATGTCCCCTCAATTGCACCGAATCCTCCGCAGAGAGCAGGGCTCCAAACTCTATGCTACCTCCTGA
- the LOC139409005 gene encoding choline transporter-like protein 5-B isoform X4 translates to MARKTDIPPSYYGEPRKFDPGFRGPIHNRGCTDVVCCVVFVIFILGYIALGTVAWIHGDPRKVVYPTDSHGQFCGQQGTPNANKAILFYFNILQCANPAVLINLQCPTTQLCVSKCPDRFATYLDMQYNYRYNKSYWEYYRQFCKPGFDNPRKSVAQVLRDEDCPSMIVPSRPFLQRCFPDFITRNGTLTVANKTVFKDGLGKTRSVIDLRDAANGITSLLDAKEVGMKIFEDYANSWYWILIGLVITMVVSLAFILLLRFTAGVLLWLIIFGVIAVVGYGIWHCYWEFSTLRGKPHGDGDVTISDIGFQTDFRVYLQLSQTWLIFMISLSVIEAVIIIILIFLRRRVRIAIALLKEGSRAIGYIMSTLFYPIITFVLLAICIAYWAVTAVFLASSGDAVYKVMSTPDKCVYANLTCDPETFSQTNVTKVCPGSQCTFAFYGGETLYHRYIFVLQLCNLLVFLWLVNFTIALGQCTLAGAFASYYWALRKPQDIPSCPLFSSFSRAVRYHTGSLAFGSLILAVVQMFRIVLEYLDHKLKGAHNAFARFLICCLKCCFWCLEHFIKFMNRNAYIMIAIYGKNFCTSAKDAFFLLMRNVVRVAVLDKVTDFLLFLGKVLISGSVGVLAFFFFTRKIPVIQEEVPSLNYYWVPLLTVIFGSYLIAHGFFNVYAMCVDTLFLCFCEDLERNDGSPLKPFYMSPQLHRILRREQGSKLYATS, encoded by the exons GTGAGCCACGCAAGTTTGACCCGGGCTTCAGAGGACCTATCCATAACAG GGGCTGCACGGATGTGGTGTGCTGTGTCGTATTCGTCATCTTCATCCTCGGCTACATCGCTCTGGGCACCGTGG CCTGGATCCATGGCGACCCCAGGAAGGTGGTCTACCCCACCGACAGCCACGGACAGTTCTGTGGACAGCAGGGGACCCCCAACGC CAACAAAGCCATATTATTCTACTTCAACATATTGCAATGTGCCAATCCTGCCGTTCTCATTAACCTCCAGTGCCCTACAACCCAG CTCTGCGTCTCCAAGTGCCCAGACAGATTTGCCACATACCTCGACATGCAATACAACTACAGGTACAACAAGAGCTACTGGGAGTATTACAGGCAGTTCTGCAAGCCGGGCTTCGACAATCCAAGAAAG TCCGTTGCACAAGTCTTGAGAGATGAGGACTGCCCTTCCATGATAGTGCCAAGCAGACCTT tCCTCCAGCGATGCTTCCCAGACTTCATCACCAGGAACGGGACGCTAACTGTCGCCAACAAGACAGTCTTCAAAGACGGCTTAGGTAAAACAAGGAGCGTGATCGATCTCCGAGACGCTGCCAA TGGCATTACCAGTCTGCTAGACGCCAAGGAGGTTGGCATGAAGATCTTTGAGGACTATGCCAACTCCTGGTACTGGATCTTAAT agGTCTGGTGATAACCATGGTGGTCAGTCTGGCCTTTATCCTGCTGCTGCGGTTCACAGCCGGAGTGCTCCTGTGGCTCATCATCTTCGGAGTCATCGCTGTGGTGGGCTACG gGATCTGGCACTGCTACTGGGAGTTCAGTACACTGAGAGGGAAGCCACACGGGGATGGTGACGTCACCATCTCTGACATCGGCTTTCAGACGGACTTCCGAGTTTATCTGCAGCTCAGTCAGACCTGGCTCATCTTCA TGATCTCCCTGTCGGTCATTGAGGCGGTCATCATAATAATCCTGATATTCCTGAGGAGGAGAGTACGCATCGCCATCGCTCTGCTGAAGGAGGGGAGCAG ggCCATTGGCTACATCATGTCCACTCTCTTCTACCCGATCATCACTTTTGTGCTGCTGGCCATCTGCATAGCGTACTGGGCGGTCACTGCTGT CTTCTTGGCGTCTTCCGGCGATGCTGTCTACAAGGTCATGTCGACGCCGGACAAATGCGTGTATGCCAACCTCACCTGTGATCCAGAG ACCTTCAGTCAGACCAACGTGACCAAGGTGTGCCCTGGCTCCCAGTGCACCTTTGCCTTCTACGGCGGCGAGACCCTCTACCACCGCTACATATTTGTGCTGCAGCTGTGTAACCTTCTGGTGTTCCTGTGGCTGGTCAACTTCACCATCGCCCTGGGACAGTGCACCCTGGCCGGGGCCTTCGCCTCCTACTACTGGGCCCTGAGGAAGCCCCAGGATATACCGTCCTGTCCACTGTTCTCCTCCTTCAGTAGGGCTGTAAG GTACCACACAGGCTCTCTGGCGTTTGGCTCTCTGATTCTGGCTGTAGTGCAGATGTTCCGCATTGTTCTGGAGTATCTGGATCACAAACTCAAAG GTGCGCACAATGCTTTTGCCCGCTTCCTGATTTGCTGTCTCAAATGCTGCTTCTGGTGCCTGGAGCATTTCATCAAGTTCATGAACAGGAACGCCTACATCATG ATCGCGATATATGGGAAGAACTTCTGCACCTCGGCTAAGGATGCTTTCTTCCTCCTGATGAGGAACGTAGTGAG ggTGGCAGTGCTGGACAAGGTGACAGACTTTCTGCTCTTTTTGGGAAAAGTGCTTATTTCAGGGAGTGTTG gtgttcTAGCGTTCTTCTTCTTCACTCGTAAGATACCAGTTATTCAAGAAGAAGTGCCATCACTAAATTACTACTGGGTCCCCCTGCTG ACGGTGATATTTGGATCCTACCTGATTGCCCATGGCTTCTTCAATGTCTATGCTATGTGTGTGGACACCTTATTCCTTTGTTTCT GTGAAGACCTGGAGAGGAACGACGGCTCGCCCCTCAAGCCCTTTTACATGTCCCCTCAATTGCACCGAATCCTCCGCAGAGAGCAGGGCTCCAAACTCTATGCTACCTCCTGA